Part of the Tepidamorphus gemmatus genome, GGGGGAGGGGGAGCCGCGAAGCGGGGGAACCCCGAAGGGGTGCCCCGGCCTTCAGGCCGCCTTGGCTGTTGGTTGACGCCAAGGGATCGTTATCCACAGACGCGGCGGCGTGCGGGACGTTAAAGAATTTATATTGTTAAAAACCGCGCGCGCGCGTTACGGGCTGAAAAACCGGCTTTTTCTCTTTGTGCATCAACGCCTTGCGCTGGCGTGCGGTGGGTGAAACGACGTGTCAGCGGTGGGTGAAACGACGTGTCCATCCACAGGAAAAGGTGGGTGAAACGACGTGTCCATCCACAGAACCGAAGCCGGGCGGTGGGTGAAATGACGTGCCTGTGGTGGGTGAAACAACGATAGTTCGCGCGGTGGGTGAAACGACGTGTCAGCGCCGTTCTTCCCCGCCCTCGATGCGCCGGGCGATGCCCCGCGCCAGCCGCTGGGGGTCGCGGACGTAGAAGGTCACGCGGTCGTTCTGGTGGAGCACGAAGCGGTATTCCGGCAGGCTGTCGTCGTCCTGGATCGCACGCAGCGCCCGCCGGAACTCCTTGAGCGTGGATTTGCTGCCGACCTTCTCCTGGAGCAGCTCAAGGCTCACCGTCCATTGCGCCTGATGGCCGCAATGCTTGCGGGCGATCTCGTAGAGCCGCCGGGCCAGCGGCTTGCGCAGCCGGAAATAGTCCGGGTGGATCGTCAGCACCTCGAAGGCCTGCACGGCGTTGTAAAGCCATTCAGACAATGTGACCTCGACGGCTACCATCCGCTCGTCGGTCGGTGACTTCTCGATGATCTTCCAGCGGTCGATGATCCCGAACCCCTCTTTGACACGCATTCCGCCCGTCTTGATGTCGGTAGTAATCCGTGTGCCTGCCAGCCGCTCGAAAGCTTCATGCAGGCGCTGGTAGCCGTCGCCGCTTGTCTGCCGGTTTGTCGTCACCAGGAAGTCATACACGGTGAACCGCACTACACGGTTCTTTGCATCGTCCCTGCCCCGGTTCAGCCCCTCGACAAGCTGCGATACCACGTAGATGAGGATGTCCTTGTCGTGCTGCGTGGCGCGGCCGAGTACGGACGGCGCCACCTTCACATACTTGCTGCCGTCCTTGCTGCGCCATTCCCAGATCGACAGGTCGGGCTTGGTCGAGAGCGTGAAGATCGGCGCTTCCATGCTCGCGCCGTCGTCCTTCATCGCGTAGTCGAACAGGTCAGCCAGGAAAAAGTCCCGGTTCGGGTGCCGCACCTTGACCAGCCCGCCCTTGCCGTCGCCATCGCGCGGCGCGGGGGTCAGGCGGCGTTCCAGGACCTTGAGCGCCTTCACGGCCTCCTGCGTCTCGGCCTCGATGGCGGCCCGCTGTTCTTGCAGGCTCTTGAGCCGCGCCAGCAGCGCGGAGGCCTCGGGGGATTCCAGGCGGCCGGTCTTGCCCACGATCCGCGCGATGTCGCGGTTCGTGCTCACGATCAGCTCGGACAGCACGCGGTGATGCTCGCGCAGCCGCTCGATGCGCTGCCGGTGGGCTTCCTCCGGCGATGACGGCACGGCCTCCGGCGCATCCTGGCAATCCATTACGT contains:
- a CDS encoding replication initiator protein A; the encoded protein is MPRKPKTKPASSPADTQGQPSLFDGIVSGDLRHAGIPGVAVEVSPEDAEMMGAFEEDALGFEDVMDCQDAPEAVPSSPEEAHRQRIERLREHHRVLSELIVSTNRDIARIVGKTGRLESPEASALLARLKSLQEQRAAIEAETQEAVKALKVLERRLTPAPRDGDGKGGLVKVRHPNRDFFLADLFDYAMKDDGASMEAPIFTLSTKPDLSIWEWRSKDGSKYVKVAPSVLGRATQHDKDILIYVVSQLVEGLNRGRDDAKNRVVRFTVYDFLVTTNRQTSGDGYQRLHEAFERLAGTRITTDIKTGGMRVKEGFGIIDRWKIIEKSPTDERMVAVEVTLSEWLYNAVQAFEVLTIHPDYFRLRKPLARRLYEIARKHCGHQAQWTVSLELLQEKVGSKSTLKEFRRALRAIQDDDSLPEYRFVLHQNDRVTFYVRDPQRLARGIARRIEGGEERR